In a single window of the Eriocheir sinensis breed Jianghai 21 chromosome 61, ASM2467909v1, whole genome shotgun sequence genome:
- the LOC126986321 gene encoding WD repeat domain phosphoinositide-interacting protein 2-like isoform X1 → MQSLGATVGVVGGGVGVVTEGVRAGIAGLMSLAATGASLPSEGGGVFCMTFNQDYTSLGVGTRIGYRLFSLTTLDKLELICDNGNEDTCIVERLFSSSLVAVVSLSSPRKLKVCHFKKNSEICNYSYPNTILGVKLNRARLVVCLEESLYIHNIRDMKVLHTIRDTPPNPTGLCALSISNENCFLAYPGSNSIGQVQIFDAQNLQAKIMIPAHDSPLAAISFNASGTKIATASEKGTVIRVFSVAEGARLHELRRGMKRCATIFSLAFSPDSLFLCASSNTETVHVFRLEEIKETRPPVVEEQQGLMGWMSKAVSASASYLPTPVADMMSQGRAFATVTLPFQGVRNVCAIATIQKQTRVLVASMDGYLYVYNLNTSEGGDCALIKQHRLDGTEGGVTTGEGTAAAAAAPGPYPGGAKKTEPVSSGGGGEGSYAGVVRGPAVTVMTEADKMSEMAAACESPPKSVLKFDDDNEFPPV, encoded by the exons ATGCAAAGTCTCGGGGCCACTGTGGGCGTCGTGGGTGGAGGCGTGGGCGTGGTGACCGAGGGCGTGCGGGCGGGCATAGCGGGTCTCATGTCTCTGGCTGCTACGGGCGCCTCCCTGCCCTCTGAGGGTGGCGGGGTATTCTGCATGACCTTCAACCAGGACTATAC gtcGCTTGGAGTGGGAACGAGAATTGGGTACCGTCTCTTCTCCCTCACCACTCTGGACAAACTGGAGCTGATCTGTGACAatg GTAATGAGGATACGTGCATTGTGGAGCGGCTCTTCTCCAGCagcttggtggcggtggtgagtctGTCATCGCCCCGGAAGCTGAAGGTGTGCCACTTCAAGAAGAACTCGGAGATATGCAACTACAGCTACCCCAACACAATCCTGGGCGTCAAGCTGAACAGGGCG CGGCTGGTGGTGTGCCTGGAGGAGTCCCTGTACATCCACAACATCCGGGACATGAAGGTTCTCCACACCATCAGGGACACCCCGCCCAACCCCACCGGCTTGTGCGCTCTCTCCATCAGCAACGAGAACTGCTTCCTTGCATATCCCGGCTCCAACAGTATTGGACAAGTTCAGATATTTGATGCACAGAACCTG cAAGCCAAGATCATGATCCCAGCTCACGACAGTCCCCTAGCAGCTATATCCTTCAACGCCTCAGGAACCAAG ATTGCCACAGCCTCGGAGAAGGGCACGGTGATCCGGGTGTTCAGCGTGGCGGAGGGGGCGCGCCTGCACGAGCTGCGGCGTGGCATGAAGCGCTGCGCCACCATCTTCTCCCTCGCCTTCTCCCCcgactccctcttcctctgtgcctcctccaaCACCGAGACTGTTCACGTCTTTCGCCTGGAGGAGATCAAGGAGAC GCGTCCCCCAGTGGTAGAGGAGCAACAGGGCCTCATGGGGTGGATGAGCAAGGCGGTGTCAGCCTCGGCGTCGTACCTGCCCACCCCCGTAGCGGACATGATGAGCCAGGGGCGTGCCTTTGCCACCGTCACGCTGCCTTTCCAGGGGGTCCGGAACGTGTGCGCTATTGCCAC GATACAGAAGCAGACGAGGGTGCTGGTTGCCTCCATGGACGGCTACCTCTATGTGTACAACCTTAACACCAGCGAAGGGGGGGACTGCGCCCTCATCAAGCAGCACAG gcTGGATGGGACCGAGGGGGGCGTCACCACTGGGGAGggcactgccgccgccgccgctgcccctgGACCCTACCCTGGGGGGGCCAAAAAGACCGAACCAG TGAGCTCGGGAGGCGGAGGGGAAGGCAGCTATGCAGGAGTGGTGAGGGGGCCTGCGGTGACCGTGATGACAG
- the LOC126986321 gene encoding WD repeat domain phosphoinositide-interacting protein 2-like isoform X2 produces MQSLGATVGVVGGGVGVVTEGVRAGIAGLMSLAATGASLPSEGGGVFCMTFNQDYTSLGVGTRIGYRLFSLTTLDKLELICDNGNEDTCIVERLFSSSLVAVVSLSSPRKLKVCHFKKNSEICNYSYPNTILGVKLNRARLVVCLEESLYIHNIRDMKVLHTIRDTPPNPTGLCALSISNENCFLAYPGSNSIGQVQIFDAQNLQAKIMIPAHDSPLAAISFNASGTKIATASEKGTVIRVFSVAEGARLHELRRGMKRCATIFSLAFSPDSLFLCASSNTETVHVFRLEEIKETRPPVVEEQQGLMGWMSKAVSASASYLPTPVADMMSQGRAFATVTLPFQGVRNVCAIATIQKQTRVLVASMDGYLYVYNLNTSEGGDCALIKQHRLDGTEGGVTTGEGTAAAAAAPGPYPGGAKKTEPEADKMSEMAAACESPPKSVLKFDDDNEFPPV; encoded by the exons ATGCAAAGTCTCGGGGCCACTGTGGGCGTCGTGGGTGGAGGCGTGGGCGTGGTGACCGAGGGCGTGCGGGCGGGCATAGCGGGTCTCATGTCTCTGGCTGCTACGGGCGCCTCCCTGCCCTCTGAGGGTGGCGGGGTATTCTGCATGACCTTCAACCAGGACTATAC gtcGCTTGGAGTGGGAACGAGAATTGGGTACCGTCTCTTCTCCCTCACCACTCTGGACAAACTGGAGCTGATCTGTGACAatg GTAATGAGGATACGTGCATTGTGGAGCGGCTCTTCTCCAGCagcttggtggcggtggtgagtctGTCATCGCCCCGGAAGCTGAAGGTGTGCCACTTCAAGAAGAACTCGGAGATATGCAACTACAGCTACCCCAACACAATCCTGGGCGTCAAGCTGAACAGGGCG CGGCTGGTGGTGTGCCTGGAGGAGTCCCTGTACATCCACAACATCCGGGACATGAAGGTTCTCCACACCATCAGGGACACCCCGCCCAACCCCACCGGCTTGTGCGCTCTCTCCATCAGCAACGAGAACTGCTTCCTTGCATATCCCGGCTCCAACAGTATTGGACAAGTTCAGATATTTGATGCACAGAACCTG cAAGCCAAGATCATGATCCCAGCTCACGACAGTCCCCTAGCAGCTATATCCTTCAACGCCTCAGGAACCAAG ATTGCCACAGCCTCGGAGAAGGGCACGGTGATCCGGGTGTTCAGCGTGGCGGAGGGGGCGCGCCTGCACGAGCTGCGGCGTGGCATGAAGCGCTGCGCCACCATCTTCTCCCTCGCCTTCTCCCCcgactccctcttcctctgtgcctcctccaaCACCGAGACTGTTCACGTCTTTCGCCTGGAGGAGATCAAGGAGAC GCGTCCCCCAGTGGTAGAGGAGCAACAGGGCCTCATGGGGTGGATGAGCAAGGCGGTGTCAGCCTCGGCGTCGTACCTGCCCACCCCCGTAGCGGACATGATGAGCCAGGGGCGTGCCTTTGCCACCGTCACGCTGCCTTTCCAGGGGGTCCGGAACGTGTGCGCTATTGCCAC GATACAGAAGCAGACGAGGGTGCTGGTTGCCTCCATGGACGGCTACCTCTATGTGTACAACCTTAACACCAGCGAAGGGGGGGACTGCGCCCTCATCAAGCAGCACAG gcTGGATGGGACCGAGGGGGGCGTCACCACTGGGGAGggcactgccgccgccgccgctgcccctgGACCCTACCCTGGGGGGGCCAAAAAGACCGAACCAG